The Vibrio astriarenae genome contains a region encoding:
- a CDS encoding bifunctional 2',3'-cyclic-nucleotide 2'-phosphodiesterase/3'-nucleotidase, with protein sequence MTYSFKPKAVAVTALTLAIAGCNSSSNDTDNTLSMDLRLMETTDLHSNMMPYNYFLSEEANEEAGPQAYGLSRTATLIDQARREQPNNMLFDNGDLIQGSPMGDYLADLGVEYLQEALNVHPVYKAMNYLNYDAANLGNHEFNYGLDYLAAASEGANFPYVNANVYEFNDDLARLTDEECTVDLDDHFAGNTEEFFDENKPYFQPFTILNRYFTADDGENYPVKVGVIGFTPPQILNWDERHLKCQVLLADIKMTAEHYVPKMQALGADIIVAIPHSGLTGGANNNEFQENATWQLAYVDGIDAIMFGHDHNNFPTDADVYDGMEGVDAKNGTINGVPAVMPGFWGNHLGIIDFKLESKDNGESWNIVSSKPHLKALTESTVSNVEIEFLVKGDHEGTIEFMGEEIANINDPINSFFTAVEPDISVQIVNEAQMDWGIAQQDSGALTENYPVISVSAPFKGGRGGSSDYTNIDGGVLTRASVADLYVFDNNTPAILEISAGDIIEWLEYVVAQQYVTVSKEGDRVLDENFRSYNFDIFFGGFVNEESQLNYQIDVTQDARYIVDSEDGSYELFEKNRRIKNFTFAGESFDINSEKLFYVVTNNYRASNSDMPGVKNAKIVLEDAAFTNRELVNDYLNELVEQAGGSSDELVTLEFLNAHNFSLVGGDYPVRFLSSHLDAASDYADEHLETVTPTDEFGNVGANEGYRFFEYQLTSAE encoded by the coding sequence GTGACTTACTCATTTAAACCAAAAGCAGTGGCAGTAACTGCCCTTACGCTTGCAATTGCTGGCTGTAATAGCTCGTCTAACGACACAGATAACACCCTTTCAATGGATCTACGTTTGATGGAGACAACCGATCTTCACTCGAACATGATGCCGTACAACTACTTTCTTTCTGAAGAAGCTAACGAAGAAGCTGGCCCTCAAGCTTATGGCTTGTCACGCACCGCAACACTAATCGACCAAGCTCGCCGCGAACAGCCAAACAACATGCTGTTTGACAATGGCGACCTTATCCAAGGTAGCCCTATGGGTGATTACCTTGCTGACCTTGGCGTAGAATACTTACAAGAAGCTCTGAACGTTCACCCTGTTTACAAGGCAATGAACTACCTGAACTACGACGCTGCTAACCTAGGTAACCACGAGTTTAACTACGGTCTAGATTACCTAGCTGCTGCATCTGAAGGCGCGAATTTTCCATACGTTAATGCAAACGTTTATGAGTTCAACGATGATCTAGCTCGCTTAACTGATGAAGAATGTACTGTTGATCTAGACGATCACTTTGCGGGTAACACTGAAGAGTTCTTTGACGAGAACAAACCTTACTTCCAGCCGTTTACCATCTTAAACCGTTATTTCACGGCTGATGACGGTGAAAACTACCCGGTTAAAGTAGGTGTTATCGGTTTCACACCACCGCAGATCCTTAACTGGGATGAGCGTCACCTAAAGTGTCAAGTTCTGCTGGCTGACATCAAGATGACTGCAGAGCACTACGTACCGAAGATGCAAGCACTTGGGGCAGACATTATCGTCGCGATCCCACATTCTGGTCTAACTGGTGGTGCTAATAACAACGAGTTTCAAGAAAACGCAACTTGGCAGTTAGCTTACGTTGATGGTATTGATGCCATCATGTTTGGACACGATCATAACAACTTCCCAACTGACGCCGATGTATACGACGGTATGGAAGGTGTTGATGCTAAAAACGGTACAATTAATGGTGTGCCTGCTGTTATGCCAGGTTTCTGGGGCAACCACCTCGGTATCATTGACTTTAAACTTGAAAGCAAGGATAACGGTGAGAGCTGGAATATTGTTTCAAGCAAGCCACACCTAAAAGCATTAACTGAATCTACAGTAAGTAATGTTGAGATTGAGTTCCTAGTTAAGGGAGACCATGAAGGTACTATCGAATTCATGGGTGAAGAGATTGCGAATATCAATGACCCAATCAATAGCTTCTTTACTGCTGTAGAACCAGATATCTCTGTCCAAATTGTTAATGAAGCACAGATGGATTGGGGTATTGCACAACAAGACAGTGGTGCTCTGACAGAAAACTACCCTGTTATTTCTGTGTCTGCTCCATTCAAAGGCGGCCGTGGTGGTTCATCAGACTACACCAATATCGACGGTGGAGTGCTAACTCGTGCTAGTGTCGCTGACCTTTATGTGTTTGATAACAACACTCCAGCAATTCTTGAAATCTCAGCAGGTGATATCATCGAATGGTTAGAGTATGTTGTAGCACAACAGTATGTAACTGTGTCGAAAGAAGGTGACCGCGTTCTTGATGAAAACTTCCGTAGCTACAACTTTGACATTTTCTTTGGTGGCTTCGTAAACGAAGAAAGCCAATTAAACTACCAAATTGATGTTACACAGGATGCTCGTTACATTGTCGATAGTGAAGATGGTTCTTACGAACTTTTCGAAAAGAACCGTCGAATCAAGAACTTTACGTTTGCGGGTGAGTCATTTGATATTAACTCAGAGAAATTATTCTATGTAGTTACAAACAACTACCGTGCATCTAACTCTGATATGCCAGGCGTTAAAAATGCGAAGATTGTTCTAGAAGATGCTGCTTTTACTAACCGAGAGCTAGTAAACGACTACCTGAATGAGCTAGTAGAACAAGCAGGTGGAAGCTCTGATGAGCTAGTTACTCTTGAGTTCCTTAATGCTCATAACTTCTCACTAGTGGGTGGTGATTACCCTGTTCGCTTCCTATCTTCTCACTTGGACGCGGCAAGTGACTATGCTGATGAACACTTAGAAACAGTAACTCCAACAGACGAGTTCGGAAATGTGGGTGCAAACGAAGGTTACCGCTTCTTCGAATATCAACTGACTTCAGCTGAATAA
- a CDS encoding ArsR/SmtB family transcription factor: MELETVAKALKELGHPTRLSIYKSVVRAGYQGIAVGGLQEQLDIPGSTLSHHISNLTSAGLLSQRREGRTLYCVAEYQQLDAVIGFLQDECCVDEKCQ, encoded by the coding sequence GTGGAACTAGAAACCGTAGCAAAAGCACTCAAAGAGCTAGGACACCCGACGCGTTTGAGCATTTATAAAAGTGTGGTTCGAGCGGGCTATCAAGGGATTGCCGTAGGCGGGTTACAGGAACAGTTAGACATTCCTGGCTCGACCCTGTCACATCATATCTCTAATCTCACTTCTGCGGGTTTACTCTCTCAACGTCGTGAGGGGCGCACGCTATACTGCGTGGCTGAATATCAGCAGCTTGATGCCGTCATTGGTTTCTTGCAAGACGAGTGCTGTGTTGACGAGAAGTGTCAGTAA
- a CDS encoding YitT family protein, which produces MEKHTNKEDWIAIVTGTFLVAQGVFFLQNADLLTGGTTGLALLLSQIVPLSFGVLYFSCNIPFYLMAWQRFGRRFAINSAISGGLVSIFADHLHLVITVDRINPVYCAIAGGLLMGLGMLILFRHRSSLGGFNVLCLFVQDKFGISVGKTQMAIDAAILIASSLFVTPWVIGLSVLGAVMLNLVLGMNHKTDRYVVRYS; this is translated from the coding sequence ATGGAAAAGCACACAAATAAAGAAGATTGGATTGCGATTGTTACCGGAACGTTTTTAGTTGCTCAGGGCGTGTTTTTCCTACAGAACGCCGACTTACTTACTGGTGGCACAACAGGTTTAGCGCTTTTGCTTTCACAAATCGTTCCACTGTCATTTGGTGTGCTGTACTTTAGCTGCAACATCCCTTTCTACTTGATGGCATGGCAGCGCTTTGGCCGTCGTTTTGCTATCAATAGCGCAATTTCTGGCGGGCTCGTCTCCATCTTTGCCGATCACCTGCATCTTGTCATTACAGTGGATCGCATCAACCCTGTTTACTGCGCAATTGCAGGCGGGTTATTGATGGGGTTAGGGATGCTGATTCTTTTCCGTCACCGCTCAAGCCTCGGCGGCTTCAACGTCCTGTGTCTTTTTGTTCAAGATAAGTTTGGCATTTCAGTGGGTAAAACTCAGATGGCGATTGATGCCGCGATTTTGATTGCATCAAGTCTGTTTGTTACGCCATGGGTAATTGGATTGTCAGTGCTGGGGGCGGTTATGTTGAACTTGGTGTTGGGGATGAATCATAAGACTGATAGGTATGTGGTTAGGTATTCTTAA
- the vexH gene encoding vibriobactin export RND transporter permease subunit VexH: MWLSDVSVKRPVAAIVLSLLLCVFGFVSFTKLAVREMPDIENPVVTISSRYEGASATIIESQITTVLEDQLSGISGIDEISSTTRNGMSRITITFELGYDLNTGVSDVRDAVARAQRSLPEEADDPIVFKNNGSGEASMYINLSSSEMDRTQLTDYIERVLMDRFSLLSGVSSVDLSGGLYKVMYVKLKPELMAGRGVTTTDITQSLRSENLESPGGEVRNDAITMSVRTARAYNTPEDFDYLVVKRASDNTPIYLKDVADVYVGAENENSTFKSDGVVNVSMGIVPQSDANPLEVAKLVRKEVDDIQKFLPDGTRLAIDYDSTIFIERSISEVYSTLFITGGLVILVLYIFIGQARATLIPAVTVPVSLISSFIAAYYFGFSINLITLMALILSIGLVVDDAIVVVENIYHHIERGEKPLLAAYKGAREVGFAVVATTLVLVMVFLPISFMEGMVGLLFTEFSVLLSMAVIFSSLIALTLTPVLGSQILKANVKPNRFNKFVDRVFKRFENGYRWVLVRALKFKWAAPLVILACIGGSYGVMQQVPAQLTPSEDRGVVFAFVRGADATSYNRMAANMDLVESRLMPLLGQGFLKSFSIQSPAFGGNAGDQTGFVIMILDDWDERDLTAQESLGEIRKALAGIPDVRVFPFMPGFRGGSSEPVQFVLGGSDYSELKDWAELLKQRAEDSPLMEGAEIDYSEKTPELVVSVDRQRAAELGIAVSEISSTLEIMLGGKKETTYVDRGEEYDVYLRGDENSFNNAADLSQIYMRSASGELVTLDALTHIEEVASATRLSHYNKQKSVTVTANLSEGATLGTALDFLDSQAIELLPSDISVSYSGESKDFKENQSSVALVFALALLVAYLVLAAQFESFINPLVVMFTVPMGVFGGFLGLFVMSQGMNIYSQIGMIMLIGMVTKNGILIVEFTNQLRDKGIEFEQAIIDASARRLRPIMMTAFTTLAGAIPLIISTGAGYESRVAVGTVIFFGMGFATLVTLFVIPAMYRLISVNTRSPGHVEAELNIEIDHDVKGRSMH; the protein is encoded by the coding sequence ATGTGGTTATCTGATGTTTCCGTAAAACGCCCAGTCGCAGCGATCGTTCTGAGTTTGCTGCTCTGTGTATTTGGTTTTGTCTCTTTCACTAAGCTTGCTGTACGCGAAATGCCGGATATCGAAAACCCGGTCGTGACTATCTCTTCTCGTTATGAAGGTGCATCAGCCACCATCATTGAATCGCAAATTACCACTGTTTTAGAAGACCAGCTCTCTGGTATTAGCGGTATCGATGAAATCTCGTCCACTACCCGAAACGGTATGTCACGCATCACGATTACTTTTGAATTAGGGTATGACCTCAACACTGGAGTCAGTGATGTTCGTGATGCAGTAGCTCGAGCGCAGCGCTCGCTACCAGAGGAGGCGGATGACCCGATTGTGTTCAAAAACAATGGTTCCGGCGAGGCATCGATGTACATCAACTTGAGCTCATCGGAAATGGACCGAACGCAGCTCACAGACTACATCGAACGTGTCTTGATGGACCGCTTTAGTTTGCTATCGGGTGTGTCATCGGTGGATCTGTCTGGTGGTCTTTACAAAGTGATGTACGTGAAGCTCAAACCTGAGCTTATGGCGGGTCGAGGCGTGACGACCACAGACATTACTCAATCACTGCGCAGCGAAAACTTAGAAAGCCCGGGCGGTGAAGTGCGAAATGACGCAATTACCATGTCGGTACGAACGGCTCGAGCCTACAATACGCCTGAAGATTTTGACTATCTTGTGGTCAAACGTGCGAGCGACAACACGCCGATATATCTGAAAGATGTCGCTGATGTTTACGTCGGTGCGGAGAACGAAAACTCTACCTTTAAGAGTGATGGTGTCGTTAACGTAAGCATGGGGATTGTTCCACAATCGGATGCAAACCCTCTTGAAGTAGCAAAGTTAGTGCGTAAAGAAGTCGATGATATCCAGAAGTTTTTGCCTGATGGTACTCGTTTGGCGATTGACTACGACTCAACGATTTTCATTGAGAGATCGATTTCAGAAGTCTACAGCACGCTGTTTATCACCGGCGGTTTAGTGATATTGGTGTTGTATATCTTCATTGGCCAAGCTCGTGCAACGCTGATTCCTGCTGTGACTGTACCAGTATCGTTGATCTCTTCTTTTATCGCCGCTTACTACTTTGGATTTTCAATCAACTTAATTACCTTGATGGCACTGATCTTATCCATTGGTTTGGTGGTAGATGATGCGATTGTGGTAGTAGAGAATATCTATCACCACATAGAGCGTGGTGAGAAGCCTTTACTCGCGGCGTACAAAGGTGCGCGAGAGGTCGGCTTTGCCGTTGTTGCAACGACTTTGGTTTTGGTCATGGTATTCCTACCGATCTCCTTCATGGAAGGGATGGTGGGTCTGCTATTTACTGAGTTCTCGGTTCTGCTCTCGATGGCAGTGATTTTTTCGTCACTGATAGCACTGACTTTGACGCCTGTGCTGGGTAGTCAAATCCTTAAAGCTAATGTGAAACCCAATCGTTTTAACAAGTTTGTCGATCGCGTATTCAAACGTTTTGAAAACGGTTATCGCTGGGTACTCGTCCGTGCGCTGAAATTTAAGTGGGCCGCGCCTTTAGTTATCCTTGCTTGTATTGGCGGAAGCTACGGTGTCATGCAGCAGGTTCCGGCTCAATTGACACCTTCAGAAGACCGAGGTGTGGTCTTCGCGTTTGTACGCGGAGCGGATGCGACGAGTTATAACCGTATGGCAGCCAACATGGATCTTGTTGAGTCTCGTTTGATGCCGCTGCTCGGGCAAGGGTTCTTGAAGTCATTCAGTATCCAATCACCTGCATTTGGCGGTAACGCGGGTGACCAAACGGGCTTTGTCATCATGATTCTCGATGATTGGGACGAGCGTGACCTTACGGCTCAGGAGTCACTTGGGGAAATTCGTAAAGCGCTGGCTGGCATACCAGATGTTCGTGTCTTCCCATTCATGCCTGGCTTCCGTGGCGGTTCAAGTGAACCTGTTCAGTTTGTACTGGGTGGTTCGGATTACTCTGAACTCAAAGACTGGGCGGAGCTACTTAAGCAGAGAGCAGAAGACTCACCATTAATGGAGGGCGCTGAGATTGACTACTCTGAGAAGACACCAGAGCTTGTCGTTTCGGTAGACCGCCAACGGGCTGCTGAGCTAGGTATTGCTGTGTCTGAAATTTCGAGCACGTTAGAAATCATGCTCGGGGGTAAGAAAGAGACGACCTATGTAGACCGAGGTGAAGAGTACGATGTGTACCTGCGTGGCGATGAAAATAGCTTTAATAACGCCGCTGACCTATCTCAGATATACATGCGTTCTGCTTCGGGTGAGCTAGTCACTTTGGATGCTCTAACTCATATTGAAGAAGTGGCGTCAGCAACCCGTTTATCACACTACAACAAGCAAAAGTCGGTAACCGTAACGGCGAACTTGTCGGAAGGGGCAACACTTGGTACGGCGCTTGATTTCCTCGACAGCCAAGCGATAGAGCTACTGCCGAGTGACATTTCAGTGAGTTATTCTGGTGAGTCAAAAGACTTCAAAGAGAACCAATCGAGTGTGGCATTAGTGTTCGCTCTTGCTTTGTTGGTGGCGTATCTCGTGTTGGCGGCTCAATTTGAAAGCTTCATTAACCCATTAGTGGTGATGTTCACCGTGCCGATGGGGGTATTTGGTGGTTTCTTGGGGCTGTTTGTGATGTCTCAAGGTATGAATATCTACAGCCAGATCGGTATGATCATGCTGATTGGTATGGTGACGAAAAATGGCATATTGATCGTTGAATTTACCAATCAGCTTCGTGACAAAGGGATTGAGTTCGAACAAGCCATTATTGATGCTTCGGCACGACGTTTGCGCCCGATCATGATGACTGCATTTACAACATTGGCTGGTGCGATCCCGCTGATTATCTCGACGGGTGCGGGGTATGAAAGTCGCGTTGCTGTGGGTACGGTTATCTTCTTTGGTATGGGGTTCGCAACCCTAGTCACGCTGTTTGTTATCCCCGCGATGTATCGACTAATTTCTGTCAATACACGTTCACCAGGACATGTGGAAGCCGAACTCAATATTGAAATTGACCATGATGTCAAAGGCCGTAGCATGCACTGA
- a CDS encoding methyl-accepting chemotaxis protein produces MSNVKRNPSTRSVSLIQSLSVIFTLVIGFFVALSLLSANGLNQVKTQFDTLSERAMPLAMNNAALTQDVLEQLKLLNYGTQLSSSIELEATRERINMLSQRSDIRVQSLFDIAEQQGGVLTKNQRAELANKIADLQSLTQAILATQSQTIAMQNQIDKQVTGFHYGLSSIGPEMNRISLSLAGDNPMVSDAASRFIANASSMESTFLTLMMQTELERAQSEYREMRNRIAGISLAFDDFASWHPEIKEFASMTTSYDMVLKGFEGDGVLRMILDRLELMEKQGDDLIKAAVVADETTILLANISETAEQLIDAGQEVVNSTIERNIIMLISATFGLVVIVISLFFGLRRWINRSLKSITSQLSKLTQHDLRGQALVDGPTEIRDIASKLNQVVDSTHTSIETVTRNCETLYQTAEISHGAAEETRNSLSAQSSALESMVTTVTELEASIREIATMTTESFTNSQQAEEFATVGLAAMEDSRGRLHQLEETLSRNERSMSQLDEKVGQISEMVDLISGIADNTNLLALNAAIEAARAGDMGRGFAVVADEVRKLASDTTAQTSNIRQMMAELTAAAQSSRQSVSESREEMTFALESSERVKSSFEDIEASISQIRLRVEHVSAATEEQQRATADVSRSIVHVNDQSDNSNLQLASMVESAEQVAEIAGHQQAMLHKYKLN; encoded by the coding sequence ATGTCAAACGTAAAGAGAAACCCATCAACCCGTTCTGTCTCACTTATCCAATCATTGAGTGTTATTTTCACTCTTGTTATCGGTTTTTTTGTCGCTTTGAGCTTACTGAGTGCCAATGGTCTGAACCAAGTGAAAACTCAGTTCGATACCTTATCTGAGCGTGCGATGCCACTTGCAATGAACAATGCAGCATTAACACAGGATGTGTTAGAGCAGTTAAAGTTACTCAACTACGGAACGCAACTGAGCTCTTCAATTGAGCTAGAAGCCACCCGCGAGCGAATCAATATGCTGTCGCAACGCAGTGATATCCGCGTACAAAGCTTATTTGACATTGCGGAGCAGCAAGGTGGGGTCTTAACAAAAAACCAGCGTGCAGAGTTGGCGAATAAAATTGCTGATCTTCAGTCTCTTACTCAAGCTATCTTAGCGACGCAATCTCAAACGATTGCGATGCAAAATCAGATAGATAAGCAAGTGACAGGCTTCCACTATGGGTTATCTTCAATTGGTCCAGAGATGAATAGAATCAGTTTGTCTCTAGCGGGTGATAACCCAATGGTGTCCGATGCGGCGAGCCGTTTTATTGCCAATGCTAGCTCTATGGAAAGTACTTTTTTGACGCTGATGATGCAGACCGAACTGGAACGAGCGCAATCTGAATATCGTGAAATGCGTAATCGTATCGCAGGTATTTCACTAGCCTTTGATGACTTTGCTAGCTGGCATCCAGAAATCAAGGAGTTTGCTAGCATGACGACCTCTTACGACATGGTGTTAAAGGGGTTTGAGGGCGATGGTGTGCTGCGCATGATTCTAGATCGTTTAGAGCTGATGGAGAAGCAAGGTGATGACCTGATTAAAGCCGCAGTCGTTGCGGATGAGACAACGATCTTGCTGGCGAATATCTCTGAAACCGCGGAGCAATTGATCGATGCGGGACAAGAGGTCGTGAACAGTACCATTGAGCGTAATATCATAATGCTGATTTCCGCTACCTTCGGGCTGGTCGTTATCGTGATTTCATTGTTCTTCGGTTTACGTCGTTGGATTAATCGTTCACTTAAAAGTATCACTAGCCAGCTAAGCAAGCTGACACAACACGACCTTAGAGGTCAGGCTTTAGTTGATGGCCCGACCGAGATTCGTGATATTGCGAGCAAGCTCAATCAGGTGGTTGATTCAACCCACACCTCTATCGAAACGGTGACGCGAAATTGTGAAACTCTGTATCAAACGGCAGAGATCAGTCACGGTGCCGCAGAGGAGACGCGCAATAGTTTGTCTGCACAGAGTAGTGCTCTAGAAAGCATGGTGACAACAGTCACGGAGCTTGAGGCATCAATTAGAGAAATAGCAACGATGACAACGGAGTCATTCACCAACTCACAGCAAGCAGAAGAGTTTGCAACGGTGGGTTTGGCGGCAATGGAAGACAGTCGTGGTCGTTTACACCAACTCGAGGAAACCTTGAGTCGAAACGAGCGCTCAATGAGCCAGTTGGACGAAAAAGTTGGTCAAATCAGCGAGATGGTTGATCTGATCAGTGGTATTGCCGACAACACCAATTTATTGGCTCTGAACGCGGCAATAGAAGCTGCTCGCGCAGGTGATATGGGACGTGGCTTTGCCGTAGTGGCGGATGAAGTTCGTAAGCTGGCAAGTGATACCACCGCTCAAACCAGTAATATACGCCAAATGATGGCAGAGCTGACGGCAGCTGCGCAGAGCTCGCGTCAGTCAGTTTCTGAATCACGTGAAGAGATGACGTTCGCACTCGAATCAAGCGAGAGAGTCAAGAGTTCGTTTGAGGATATTGAAGCGTCAATCAGTCAGATTCGTTTACGTGTTGAGCATGTATCTGCCGCAACTGAAGAGCAGCAGCGTGCGACGGCAGATGTGAGTCGTTCGATTGTGCATGTGAATGATCAGAGTGACAATTCCAACTTGCAGCTTGCTTCAATGGTGGAGAGCGCTGAGCAGGTTGCGGAGATAGCAGGCCATCAACAGGCAATGCTACACAAGTACAAACTCAATTAA
- a CDS encoding permease — MNQDIAHIAQEAFGMFVFLAAELTVLFLAISYVVGVLQSYLTPEKIQSVLSSQNGKGYLVAALMGSITPFCSCSTIPFLKGLLRARAGFGPMMVFLFASPLLNPIIIGLFVVTFSWQVALFYFMVAMLVSVVAGYVLEKLGFERYIKPEAYESESKPSCASSSNSSCGDEPKPAMSCCSGSQSDKPVSTWRTNRWGKIWLATWKDFKQVLPYLMLGIAIGSFIYGFIPTDFIAQYAGSNAWYAIPVAAVIGIPLYIRAEAVIPLSAALVKKGMALGSVMALIIGSAGASLTELILLKSIFKNQMLVAFVGVILTMAAGAGVLYGQIFA, encoded by the coding sequence ATGAATCAAGATATCGCACATATAGCTCAAGAGGCATTCGGCATGTTTGTCTTTCTTGCAGCTGAACTCACTGTACTTTTCCTGGCCATCAGTTATGTGGTTGGGGTATTACAAAGCTACTTAACACCGGAGAAGATCCAGTCAGTGTTGAGTTCGCAAAATGGCAAAGGCTATTTGGTCGCGGCGCTGATGGGCTCCATCACTCCGTTTTGTTCTTGCTCAACAATTCCTTTTTTGAAAGGACTCCTTAGAGCGAGAGCAGGGTTTGGTCCAATGATGGTGTTCTTATTTGCGAGCCCTCTATTGAACCCAATCATTATTGGTTTGTTTGTGGTGACTTTCTCATGGCAAGTCGCGCTGTTCTATTTCATGGTAGCGATGCTGGTTTCTGTGGTGGCTGGCTATGTTTTGGAGAAATTGGGTTTTGAACGCTATATCAAGCCAGAAGCCTATGAAAGTGAGTCTAAACCAAGCTGTGCATCTTCAAGCAACTCATCGTGTGGCGATGAGCCGAAACCAGCAATGTCTTGCTGCTCTGGTAGTCAAAGCGACAAACCAGTGTCGACGTGGAGAACAAACCGTTGGGGCAAGATCTGGCTGGCAACTTGGAAAGACTTTAAACAAGTATTGCCGTATCTGATGCTAGGTATCGCCATTGGCTCATTTATCTATGGTTTTATCCCGACTGACTTTATCGCTCAATACGCTGGCTCAAATGCTTGGTATGCCATTCCTGTAGCAGCAGTTATTGGTATTCCGCTATACATCCGAGCAGAAGCTGTGATTCCACTGAGTGCAGCTCTCGTCAAAAAAGGCATGGCACTCGGGTCAGTAATGGCTTTGATTATTGGCAGCGCAGGTGCGAGTTTGACTGAACTGATTCTATTGAAATCGATCTTTAAGAATCAGATGCTGGTGGCGTTTGTGGGGGTGATTTTGACTATGGCAGCGGGTGCAGGCGTGCTGTATGGACAAATTTTCGCCTAG